The window CCTTCTTCATTGTATCAATTCAATTCATTTCATCCAGTACATTGCCTCTACCAAACCATGCCAAAATTGACCTTTCCTCTGCAAATGAACCACGATTTTCAACATATAAACGAACTACATTTGATCTTCCATTGTCTCATTAGTCATTGCACAACAAATTAGTAGAGTGATCAGTCATTGATGCTAGAACAGTGGATCAAAGGTTCCATGTTCAGTTTGGCAGATGATTAGTGCCATAATTGGGGGATAAATAGGCCATGAACAGGACCAGGATTCTCCCTGGATTCAACTAACACAATGAGAATGAAATGGACCACCATTGGCCATTGCCTACCACAACTACCTGTCATGGTGGCATTGCATAAGCAATGGAAATATTTCAACTTTGTCAGTTCCTTTCTCTTGTGAATCCTTTGGTTTGGGAAGAGATGAGCTTCCTTCCTGCTCTGACCGGATCACAGCAAGCCAAATTCATAGTCTGATTGGCATGATGATATATCAGAAAAAGAGAGAATTTTTTGGCCAACGAAGGTTTGGCTGATCTGCTCGGCCTTAGTCAAATCTGTCTCTTTCGACGAACTGCGTTGCGTTGCTAATTTGTCACTGATGACAACTACTTCTACCTGCCATCTCATATGTGAGCCTGTCAGAAACATGGAGTGATATGCTAGTAGGAACACTAGAAGCTTCCTTCTGTTTCCTGTAGGGAAGAACTGAAGAATGGTCAGCACATCGTCGACCGTCGGATCTTGATCAGATGGTATCCGCGACGCGGGACCCAGCCATCAGTGGTTGGGACTAGGAATTTTGCCCAATTGCAATTTGGCATGATGAATGTGTTGTCCTTTGTGAAATTTTCTAAAGGCAAGCAGGGTTTGTACTTGTGTGAGATGTGAAATTGATTGGGTAATAATTGACTTGTTCATGGATGATTGAGTTTTAATGGGAGAGTGATTGCAGGATGAATTACAAGTTATCGGTCATATGTGATGGTAGGTAAATTGACAGGGACAACACAAGCTGAAgctgaagaaagaagaagagaactTGTTCAGGTCAGCAACTAGCTTGTACTTGACACTGAATTATGAATGTGCTGGAGCTTGCTGATGGCTAAGGTGATGGCATTGTGAAATTAACCAGCTGGCCAGTTGATTTGCAGCTGAAATAATCAATCTCTCTCGTCAGCATTTGTTGCTTGTAAGCAAAAATCAACCACCGACAAACAATATGGAGGCACTGTTCTTGCAAAATCCTTTTGGCACAGGCCGGGCTTTGGAGCTTACCCTTGGCCGGTTTTGAATCAACATGAATTCCAGTCGAATTTATTCGGAATTGGATTAGTTAGTTCcgacgttttttttttataaaaggaaTCGAGTAGAATTCAGATAGCCATCCTATATTGATTCTCGGGATAATGGAGCCATGGACTATACTCCCTTCCtgtcaaaataaattcactctTATACACAAATCTGATTAGATTCGTACATAagagttgatttattttagtaCATAAAGGATTTCCTTTTGAATGTGTGAACCATTTGTCGGTGTCTGCTTGAGTACGAATAGTGAGTGGCTCATCATACTCAAGCACGATGACCTCTTAAACAAAAGAGCACGACGAGACGATGCTTGGGATGGCGTTGAATTGATGAATTATACATCCGGAATGGAAATGCCGTCGTCGGAGAAGCACACGAAAGATGACATCAGCATTCCCGGCCggtttccgccgccgccgtctcgccggCGGCAAGCCGTCGTCCGTCCATACGCCACCAACCTCAATGACTCGCCGTCGTCAATCCATCGCGTCGCTTTCACAACCCAACCAGTCCAAAAAATCCAAATGTCCAGAACTGTACGGCCGCGTTAAGGCAGAAACGGATGATTAGCCACACATACAACGAAAGATatgattagcatataattaattgtgTACTcctattaattattaaaaagtaaaaaaaataagtttatttttaagcgATTTTTTATATAGATAAAACTTGCACAAAATgtataaaatatatcatttagTAATCCCTTCGATCCAAAAGAATcaatccagattcatagccagagtttaattctttttaaaatgAGTGAAGTAatttaaaaaacatgctaatGAAAATTGAGGAAGTAGTCAATCCGATCTTCACTGTAAAACGGGGCCTACTGGTTAGGCAACTACCCACCACCATCATCCATCCAGGACTGCAATTTCTCAAATTTTCCCACGTAATTTATTTAAAGACCATAGAAAAGTTTGTTTAAAGAAGTTTAGTAAGTACTGTTTAGTAATGTTGATGAAGAgagtttttgcaaaaaatgaGCTTTGTAAGGGTGATAACGGTAATCCGTAATCTGACAGCTAAAAGTAACACATCCTTATCAgagaaattaaagatgttttcttttgtttggtCAAGATGAAGTTTCGTTAGATGAAAAAGGAGGCAGCATGCAACACAAGTTGAAAGTTCATCCGAGGAATCAagccaaataaataaataaaataaaataaaagcatCAAAGCAAAGTGAAAACTGATGCGTGACTTGTGAACTGATCAAGGCAGGAGCCCAAGGAGGAAAGGGAAGACACAAGGAAGTGCAGCCAGGGTGGTTCGACTTCAACTGGTTTCCATATCCCAGGACAATGACCAGGCAACAACCTAACCATGCTATCCAgctaattactccctctgtcttaaaatataagaagttttagagttgaatACGATTATTAAGAAAAGTAGGTATAAATGAGtggtggaggattgtgattggATAAATAGTGGAGGTAGATGAGAAAAGTGAATGATgtagggttgtgattggttggaaagaGAATGCTAGtgaaaaagttgttatattttgagacaaattctGATggctaaaaattgttatattttgggacggagggagtatttccttCTTGCTATttccatttttcctttttcgcGCATACATCatcacacatgcacacacatccGTTTACACACGCTCAATAGAATAACTTTAATAACAAAATTATTGATCCACTtgattttatagaaaaacatgtATCCATAACTCAGTGGAGTCGTATATCTAGGAGAATGATTCTCTAACCTCATACAAAGTCTGAGAAATCTCATTCACCCTCTCTGCTCTCTCCTCGCTCCCAATagaggtctttttttttttgggggggggggtgttgtCTAGATATACCCATAACTCCCTTTATCGCACATATAAGAGATGTATCTCTCGTTCCAagaatatattttctataatttatgATTTCCCATTCTTGTATATAATAACAAAGACAAGTTATGTCAATAAATATGCATATACCATGGATAAATTAAGCTATATCTGTATGCATCCCATGAATAAAACAACCCATATTTGTACCTCATAATACCTCCAACACAACTATTATCACAAAAGACATGCCAATGTGATGGCTTATTATACCCAATAATTTTGTGATGGCATGTTAAGAATTAAgattccatccatccatccatccatccatccatcaaaaTCAATGAGTCGGTTCGTTGGTAGATGGTGATCTAATGACAAGCCCCATACTACCGACCACCTCTGCGTCCTCATATGCCTAACAACTGATGATGCTTCGAATTGGTTATGGCTAAAGATGACCAATGGCATAGCATGGACCGTTCTTTTTGCATCCTATGGATTCTGGAGACGATGACACTCACAATACCAAATACCAAATGCAGGTTAACCATATTAAACTACGCTTATTGCGACGTGCAAACAACTCTGGTTGCATCAGCAGTTTTGCCCCTACTGCTTGGAACACATATGGTTCTTGCAGGGTTAAGAATTATAATACAAAGGAATATACTGCTTTTAAAGATTGTTGAAATTTATGTTTGAACCTGATAAACATTTGTCATTTTCATAGAGATTTCTACATTTgaaacacaagaaaaaaaaagccttgTGCTTTCATGCTTCCAGCACACGAAGAACATCATTCAGATTACTCCCTTGATTTCACCACTTTTGTAATGCTTTTGCTATCTATGCGTACATGACAAACACAACCTTGCAAATCAAAGCAGACAAAAGCAACGATCAGAAGCTGCAAAGCAGCTAGTGATAGGGAGCTGGATGGCTGCCTTTTATTATTCTCTAGAATCAATTCTATTAGTAGTACTGTtcttattaaaagaaaaaagaggctCCAGCCACACGATTTTTAGGACCAGCTAGCTAGCATCAAGAATTAAATTACAATGATCTAGGGATGGCATCAGTCAGATACTGATATCAGTGCTGAAACAGCTCCCAAGTTAGAAAGTTTCAAGTAAATGGATTCTACACAAACAGCAACGGCGTTTCACATAAGCTCAGGAAAGTTCCTCCGTTCAAAAGCATCGGATAAGCACAGTACAAATCTCCCATCAATTCAGTAAAAACCGTACTAGTTTTCAGTTTATCAGCATCTCCTTTATCAATTCTGTAACCTTGGGAGAGTACGTCTCCTCCAAAACTCATCTATTTGCAATATCTGCAGTTCCCATTTACAGAAGGAACCCAACAGATCATtctctttttattattttcgcgCCTTATTTAGAGAGGATCTTCTCAGGCAGATTTAAGCTCCATATTTAGGAGCTTTCCAGAGCTTAAATGCCACCTCATGTAGAAAGCGTTCAGCAAGCATAGCAAGATTTCCACCACGCTGTTGATTAAATAGCAGAATGAAATTAGTTATACAGTTATACTCCTCCGAGACAACCATATTAAAcggaataaattaatatgtaacaaaacaaatataagcTATTTGGCTAAGTTAAACACATATGAATCACAATATGGGTTGAACTTGGAAGCTTAGGATCTAAATAATGGCCAGacagatgaaagaaaaaaaatgctattgaATTGTAAGGCCACAACAGTGGCACAGTCAAGGCCCTGCCAGTTATATGCAGTGTTTCTGCAGAAGCTATCTAGAAGAATTAAAACTACTGCACTGTATTCTTGCGAAGCATATTCATTCAGGTAGCACCATTCTTGTATAATTCATGAATACCAAATTTGATCATATATCCCACGTTTAGATTGAAATTGAGGATTTACcctcccacatgtcagtgacctTAGATGacccccacatgtcattggcaCAGGAGGGTAAATCCTCAATTTTTGATCTAAATTCTAAATGGAGGGTAAATATAAATGACATGCTTGAATGGATTTATAATCTTATACTACTAGTTTTGCATGGGGGACAAATGCCAAAAAGGTACGCAGATGATCATCCCAGCAGCTTTTGACAGTATGTCGTGAAACAAAGAATTACCGTGTAGTGCTGTGGCGTGCACTGCACAACTGCACATTAACTCAAGCTTTTGGGTATGGCTTTCGccgaaaggaaaaaaaggacaGTTACACAACAAAGCTAATTATACCTATGGAACAGCTTGCACACTTATCTTACACAACAACATGTGATGTCACACAAAAACTACCACCAAGATGAAGATATAACTCTTCACTACATGACATGCCTTTTTGCTAACCAAAGGATGCAGCAGTGTGTATAATATGACAGAAATAATTTACTATGTAATGCAGCAGTGTGTAGTAGCTAATTTTAACACAGcagcaattttttttgaacaaacTGGCATCCTCTTTTTAATAATTCTATAAGAAACCAAGACAAAATGGGAGAACTCAAGTGCTTTGAATTGTAAACAACTCAAAAGGCAAATTCATAAGCAGGATCATGAGAAAATGATACAAATGAAGTATTTACTAAGTATTTCACATTTTCACTATTTGAATTTTCAGATCGAGGTTATAACAAGTTGATTATACAAACCTTTATGAATTCCTCAAAAGAGAACCCTTCGGTCAAATCAGAGCGTGTAACTCCTTCCTGCCACTGTGCTAACAGAATCGGATGATGATTCCTGAAGAACATGTATGATAGTAATATTGGTGTTAGTCAGGGTTTGCTATTATAAAGAATTGGCAGACACACTTTTAACGACCACATTATGTCATGGTTAAGTGTTGGCAGATACTAAATCAACTTATCTGGACTGATGGCTCAATGTATTAGATTgggtttgagaaaaaaaaacatttcaaacTTGATTTCATAAAAACCAAAAGGTGAAAAGGTGGTTGTAAGCTGCTAGCTTTCAAGTATAAAGTACCTAAGGAAAAATATGATATGGCTCTTGGAAGTCATGTAAGCCACTGCACTCCATTATATGCAGCGAAAGATCAACAGTAATTACATTTGGAAGACCGTGAAACTATTCACCTTACATATATAGCAGACAAAATCTAATGGAATTCTTATTATGTGTAACATAAATATGATTACTACAGACAAAACATGCTCTACTTGGAAATAACTTTTTGGATTTCATTTGCAGCAAAGAACAACACCTACCTAACATCATCCAATGTATTTCCTGCTTTCATAGTATAGCTCTGGCGTGGGCGAAGCAAGTTCAAGTCAGAATCTATTTCAGTCGAAGATTTTGAGATGGAAAACTCATCCTTATTTTCAGCAGCAGACCCATAGCTCAACATCACAGATACAAGAATACGGGAGGCGATAGCTGAACTTATGGGCGCCGCTTCCATGATTGCACCAACTAATTTATCAAGCCGATTTAGATCAGTCTTCATTCCCAATTTTCCCAACTTGCTGTTTGTATTCTCCATGGCAACATGCAGAAACACCAGATCAAATTCAGATGTCTCCTGAACATTCCCCTCTGAAAATCCAAGCAGACTTAACGCCTGGGAAATAATTCCAGCCTCCTTAGAAGCAGCGGAAGATCCAGATTGTGCAACTAAATCTTCAGTCCCGGATACATGAAAACCAAGATTTGCTGCAAAAGAACTAACAAGGGGGCAATTGGTGACCATGGCAGCTCTGATCCCCATAAACCTGACATTCCAAATACCACATGAAAGCTAGTTAGACCTAATTCATGAACAATGTAACAGAAAACAAAGCAAAAATCACACACATCCAACCTCTCAGATAGCTTGGGAACTGCTAGTTGCAGTGGATCCACCTGGGCAGTCTCTTGACCAGTTTTCTCAGTCTATCACGCAAAAATTACAATCAGCACTACCTACTCTAAATTCTCGCACAATCAACCCTCCTAAGTGCGAACCGGTGGAAGCAAGATCTCACCTTAGCAGGGAAGAGATCATCGTACACGTCGAGCAGCTGCGCGAGCTCAAGAATCGTGCTGTCACGCTTCTCCTCCCCACCTACAACGACCAAAACAAGGAAAATCTCCATTCGGTCAGAGCAGCGAGTAGAATCACAGAGAGAGACGACGCAGAAGAGAGAATCGCTGGATCAGTAGTACCCACTCGCGAGAGGGGGCgagcggagggagaggaagcCACATGACGCGAGAGACGCGAAGGCGTCGAGGtggctccctccccctcctcctccggctccgccgccgccgccgctcgccggagggAGCAGCGCCGCGTGCCCCGCGGCGTAGAGCACCAGCCCGCGGCTCGGCTTGTCCGCCATTGCTGCAcctcccctttcctcctctcccccctcctctGCTTTATTCGGTGGGCCCCAGACGTCAGCCTCACCCCCACGTGTCAACCTCCCGACCCCACGTGTCATCGAGATCACTATACTAGCCCGGCATGTGGGCCTAACTGGGCCGGCCTGGCACATGGGCTGAATTGGGCCGCATAGGTGGGTCGCTTCTTGGGCCTCTGGTTCCTCGACTATACgtatacaaaagaaaaaaaaaagaagagaaagagagggagaggagaaacCCTAGGCTTGGTTGGCTCCAAGCTTCGCAGCCATCGCCGCCTCGGCATAAACCCTTCTACTCCGcagccatcgccgcctcgagctGAGCTTGAGATTCGCGGGGGGCGCAGCAATGGCCGGGAAGAAGAGGCCGCCGACCGCGCTCTCCGAgcccgaagccgccgccgccgccgaggaggaggaggccgcagCCAAGACGGCCCCGGCTGCGGAGGCGccagcgaagaagaagaagctggcCATGGAGCGGAAGAAGCAGCGGAAGGAGATTGACAAGGAGAGGCACCGCCAGTCCGCTGAATCGGACGCCGCTGCCGCTAAGCCGAAGCAgccggcggaggtggcgccggaggctgcggctgcggctgcggcggcgcccgTGGCTCCTCCGCCTGTGATTCCGGTGGTGTCGGGGCCTGGGCTTCACATGAACGTGTTCAGGGACCTGGCTTCGCCTGAGGCGTCGCAGAgggaggccgcggcggaggcgctcgTGGCGGAGCTCAGGCAGGTGCAGGTGGCGCACGAGAAGGGTGGGCGGAAGGAGGGGGAGAGCGAAGCGGAGGGTGGAGATGGGTCGTCGAGGATGGAGGCCGAGAAGGACGATGGCCTGGAGAACTGCGCGCCGTCGGTGCGTTACGCCATTCGGCGGCTCATTCGCGGTATCTCTTCTTCTAGAGAGGTTAGAGATGCTTTTCCAATTCCATGACGAAGTTTAGCTTTGTGTATTGCATTGGTCATCCGCTACAGTTAGATCGTATCTTATGCTTGGGAACTTGGTTTGCAGTTTGCAAGGCAAGGATTCGCATTGGGTCTTGCAGTTGTGCTCGAATCAATTCATGCAATCAGCGTCGAAGCAATCATGAAGTTGATACCTAATTTGTTAGAGTATTCAGCTTCAATGAGGGGACCGGTAATTATGATGATTAGTTACTGCTGATTTTTTCTGCCTATTGTGATGTTAATTTGTttactcattttttttcatttttcttttgtagGAAGCTAAGGACAATCTTTTGGGACGATTATTTGGTTATGGATCAATTGTTAGGTCTGGACGGGTCTCGGGACAGTGGGCACATGAAGAAGGTTCTCCCATTGTCAAGGATTTTGTGGATGAGGTTATCAAACTTGGTAGCAAGAAACGATATTTAACTGAGCCCGCTGTT of the Oryza sativa Japonica Group chromosome 2, ASM3414082v1 genome contains:
- the LOC4328226 gene encoding uncharacterized protein, giving the protein MADKPSRGLVLYAAGHAALLPPASGGGGGAGGGGGGSHLDAFASLASCGFLSLRSPPLASGEEKRDSTILELAQLLDVYDDLFPAKTEKTGQETAQVDPLQLAVPKLSERFMGIRAAMVTNCPLVSSFAANLGFHVSGTEDLVAQSGSSAASKEAGIISQALSLLGFSEGNVQETSEFDLVFLHVAMENTNSKLGKLGMKTDLNRLDKLVGAIMEAAPISSAIASRILVSVMLSYGSAAENKDEFSISKSSTEIDSDLNLLRPRQSYTMKAGNTLDDVRNHHPILLAQWQEGVTRSDLTEGFSFEEFIKRGGNLAMLAERFLHEVAFKLWKAPKYGA